The DNA region TGATGCGAGGCAAAGAGCCAAAACTTGGCCATCATCACATGTGGCGCTAACAAGGGGCGGAGGCGATGGCATACGTGAGGCGCCGCGTCTCGACACCCGCCGCCGCCTTTACACCAAGCCCCCAAGCCCAAGGCGGCGGCGGGTGTATCGACATAATGCTGCTGAGGACGCGCGCCCTATCTTCCTGTTGACTACGTCGCTGCTGCGGCTTCGCGTATCTCCAAAGTTACATGAGCAAGTTCGTGCACGTGTGCGAGACGGGCTTGCAGAAGAGCGCGCTCCGCATCCGTAATCACGCTCACAATTGCCGCGTGCGCATCGGGCCCGAGGCGCCAGACATGGAGATCGGTGATGCGGCAATCGCCAGGGCCTTCAATCTGTTCGCGAATTTCAGCAACCAAGCGGGGATCGGCGCGGTCCAGCAGGACCTCAGCGGTGTCGCGCATGAGCCCCCAGGACCAGCGGGCGATCACGAGGGCGCCGACGATGCCCATCAAGGGGTCGAGCCAGATCCAGCCGCCAAACTTGCCGGCCGCGAGCGCTACGATCGCAAGCACTGAAGTAAGGGCGTCGGCGAGCACGTGCAGATAGGCGCCGCGAAGATTGTTGTCGTGCCCGTGCGCGTGGTGATGATCGCTGTGATGATGGGGATGGTCTTCGTGCTTATCGCTCCCGCCTTGGGCGGACAGAAGCCATGCGCTGACGAGATTGACGACAAGGCCGACGATCGCGACCAACAGCGCCTGGTCGAAAGCGACGTGTCCTGGAGCAAATAGTCGCTGAAGCGATTCAGCGCCTATGGCGAGCGCTATCACGGCCAATACCAGCGCCGAGCCAAAGCCTGCCAGATCGCCGACTTTGCCGGTCCCGAAGGTAAAGTTCGGATTGCGCGCATGCCTTTTTGCGTAGCGGTAAGCCAAAAACGCAATCGCCAGCGCCCCGGCGTGCGTGGCCATGTGGAAACCATCCGCCAGCAGCGCCATCGAACCGTAGATGCCGCCGGCGACGATCTCCGCAACCATCATGATCACTGTCAGCACGACGACCCACATCGTTCGCCGCGTGTTACGGTCATGATCTCGCGCGAGAAACACGTGGTCGTGGGTGAAGGAGTGAGGTATTGTCACCGGCGTGCTCACTGTCCGTATCGACGGATAAGCGTGATGAGTTCTTCCCCCGCTGCCTGACGTTCAGCAGGACTGAGGCGCGGGCCTGAGACATGCTCACGCACAAAATCGGCGATGATTTCCTCGCTCAGGCCAATGAACGCACCGCGCGCGCCCGCGAGTAAGTGAAGCACGGTTTCGCAACCAGCTTCCTCTTCCAGGGCTGCCTCAATCCGCTTCAACTGTCCGGCTATCCGCCGTACGCGCGCCAACAATTGGGTTTTTGACTTTATCGTATGGGACATAGTATAGGGGGGTACCCTATGCTGCAGTCGGACGCAACTCCGCTATCGGGTTGTCACCGCCGATAGGCGGTGCTCATTAGCGAACCCGCATGGGCGGGATGCCGCAGCTCGGATTCTTGAACCTGTATCACTGGGCGAGCGGGCTTGCGCGCGCCGACGCTCGCGACTATGGCGGGACGAATGCGTCTTCAAGATGCGGTAACCAATCGAGGTTAAAGCTCGGGAAAATGTCTACGCTTCGTCGCCTCCTGACTGGGCTTCTGGTGTTCGCTGTGGCGCATTTCGGCGTCTTGGCGACCGCGCCGGCGCACGCCCACGAAAGCGGCGATGGGCACGGCGTCCGGGAAATCGTGCTCTCGCAAGCGCATGGCGCCGCGGATCATCATACTCATCACGATGACGGCGGCGACGACCATGAAGATGGCCAGTCGTTGGCTCTCGGCGACACGTCAGCGCCTGATTCCGACGACGATACCAGTCATGGTGAGCACGCGCATGTGCACGTGTGTCCTCAGTTCACGCCGCTCGGCAACCACAGTGCTTTGAAAGCGCCGGTGATGCTCCGTGAGCTCACATGGCCTGTGCGAAGCGCATCGGTGATTTCCTATTTGGGTTCGCCGCCGCTGCGGCCACCGCGCACCACCCTCTGATCCGAACGCTGCGCCGATCCTGAGGATCGTGCGCGCTTGTTTGCGACAGAGGGGATTGATCCTTGTCTACCAGAGTATTGGCGGCCCTTTATGGGGTCGCGAGCCTCGCGGGCGTCGCCTGCGAAGCTCATGCGCAGGCGCAACAAGCGCCGACGCTGACGCGCGAAGACGCGCTTGAGCGCGCGCTTGCTGACGATCCAAACGTCGCCGCGGCGGACGCCAATGAGCGCGCTGCGGATGCGAGCCTGCGTCAGGCCGGGCGCTGGAGTAATCCAACGCTCGAAATCACGCGCGAGAATTTTGAGGGCTCGGGTCTTTACTCGGGAAGTGACCGCGCCGAGACGACCTATGGCTTGCGTCAGCCGCTCGAACTAGGCGGTGACCGGTCCGCCCGCCGCCACATTGCTGAGAGTGAGCGCGACCTCGCGCGCCTTGGCGCGGGGCTAGAGCGGCTCGACGTCGTCGAAGAAGTCGAGCACGCCTTCATCGATGCACAAGCGGCGGAGGCTACCCTCGCCGTGGCCGAGGAACGATTGGCGGTGGCGCAAGACTTAGCCGCGGCTGTGAACCGACGGGTCCAGGCCGCGCGCGATCCATTCATGGCTGGATCGCGAGCCCAAGCGCGCCTCGCCGAAGCCGAGATCGAAGCGCAAAGCGCGCGACGCGCGGCGATCAGCGCGCGTGAGCGGCTCGCCAGCTATTGGAATGGCACCAGCGAATTCCGCGTCGAGCTGACCTCGTTCCAGCGTCTTGGCGATGCGCCACGCGACGTGTTGCAGGCGCCCATCCCCGATCTTCAGCTTGGCGCAGCGCGCCAAGCGCGCGCCGAAGCACAGTTACGCTTGGAGCGGGCGCGGCGCATTCCGGACGTAGATGTGCAAGTCGGTTTGCGTGAGTTCAGCGAGACCGACGAAACCGCTCTTGTCGTCGGGTTCGCCGCGCCGCTCCAGCTTTGGGATCGCAACAGCGATAACGTGACGCGCGCGCGGGCCGAGCGTGATCGCGCCGGGCATCAACGCGAGGCCCTTGCGCGCGCCGCGGCGCGCCAGCGTGGGGCGCTCCTCAATCAGATGGACACCGCACGCCTCGAAGTCGAAGGCCTCGACGCGCGCGTCATCCCAAGCAGCGAAGAGGCGCTAAGGTTTGCCCGAGACGGCTATGTGCGCGGCGCCTTTTCCTACATCGACGTGCTCGAAGCCCAGCGCGCGCTGACTGAAGCGCGGCTTCGCCGCATCGCCTCGCTTCGTTCCTATCACCGTGCGCTCGCTTCGCTTGAGCGCCTTTCCGGCGTACGCGCCGAGGAGATTTCCCAATGAACACGCCTCGTTCCTGGATGCGCGCGGCTGCGGTCGCGCTGATGTTGTCGCTCGGCGCCGCCTGCGGTGCGGGCAACGGCGCTGAGGGTGAGGACGCTGCCGCGACCGCCGACTACGAGCGCGGGCCGCATCGAGGCCGCATGCTTCGTGACGGCGAGTTCGCCATCGAGATGACGATCTTCGAGGATGGCGTGCCGCCGGAGTTTCACATCTACGCTTATCGGAACGATCAACCTGTCGATCCACGCGAGGTTCAGTTGAGCGTGGCGCTGACGAGACTGGGCGGGGCCGTCGATCAGTTCCAATTCGCCCCGGAAGCCGACTACCTCAAAGGCGCGGGCGTTGTGACCGAGCCGCATTCCTTCGATGTGGCGGTGCGCGCGGTCTATGACGGCGCCACCCACGAATGGGCTTATGATTCCTATGAGGGCCGCACCACGATCGGCGCGGCGCAGGCCGAAGCCGCCGGAATTCGGGTGGAAGCGGCGGGTCCGGCGACATTGGAGGAG from Vitreimonas flagellata includes:
- the dmeF gene encoding CDF family Co(II)/Ni(II) efflux transporter DmeF — its product is MSTPVTIPHSFTHDHVFLARDHDRNTRRTMWVVVLTVIMMVAEIVAGGIYGSMALLADGFHMATHAGALAIAFLAYRYAKRHARNPNFTFGTGKVGDLAGFGSALVLAVIALAIGAESLQRLFAPGHVAFDQALLVAIVGLVVNLVSAWLLSAQGGSDKHEDHPHHHSDHHHAHGHDNNLRGAYLHVLADALTSVLAIVALAAGKFGGWIWLDPLMGIVGALVIARWSWGLMRDTAEVLLDRADPRLVAEIREQIEGPGDCRITDLHVWRLGPDAHAAIVSVITDAERALLQARLAHVHELAHVTLEIREAAAAT
- a CDS encoding metal-sensing transcriptional repressor — translated: MSHTIKSKTQLLARVRRIAGQLKRIEAALEEEAGCETVLHLLAGARGAFIGLSEEIIADFVREHVSGPRLSPAERQAAGEELITLIRRYGQ
- a CDS encoding TolC family protein, with product MSTRVLAALYGVASLAGVACEAHAQAQQAPTLTREDALERALADDPNVAAADANERAADASLRQAGRWSNPTLEITRENFEGSGLYSGSDRAETTYGLRQPLELGGDRSARRHIAESERDLARLGAGLERLDVVEEVEHAFIDAQAAEATLAVAEERLAVAQDLAAAVNRRVQAARDPFMAGSRAQARLAEAEIEAQSARRAAISARERLASYWNGTSEFRVELTSFQRLGDAPRDVLQAPIPDLQLGAARQARAEAQLRLERARRIPDVDVQVGLREFSETDETALVVGFAAPLQLWDRNSDNVTRARAERDRAGHQREALARAAARQRGALLNQMDTARLEVEGLDARVIPSSEEALRFARDGYVRGAFSYIDVLEAQRALTEARLRRIASLRSYHRALASLERLSGVRAEEISQ